CGAGCTGGTCCACGGCGTACTTGAAGGCCGAGGGGTCGGAGAGCAGCGGCGTGATGTCGAAGAAGACGATGCCGTCCTTGGGATAGTTGGGGATGTCCCGGATGCGTGCGCGCAGGTCCATGGGCGTGCTCCTTGCGAAACGGATTTTTGTCCGGGCGGGTTTATAGCCCGGAAGGGTCGGATTGAAAAGGCTAGGAGCCAAAGATGCTCAAGTTGGCGGGAGCAAGCTTAAAAGGAGAGAAGATGAACTCTGGCGAATGAAAAATTCTTCTGTCACTCATCCTTATCTTTGTTAAGTATTTCAAACCACACTTGTATTGTTGCATAAACTTTCAGCCATGTATAAATAATGAGAAGAAGTGTTACAAATGCAATAGACATACACAATGTCGCAACTAGGTTTGAATGAATGAAGCCAAATGAAATTTGAATAATAGAGCTTGCAAGGCAAAATCCTACGCATATCAAGAGCAAAGTTCCAAGATTAATCAACGGATCATATCTTTTTTGTTTTGATTTTGTCATTGCAACATGCTTTTCATGTCTCTCTATATAAAGTTTGCTATCAAACAACCTAGATTGAAGGTTGAAAAGCATCATAGTTATCAACGAAAGAATAAAGCTACCAGCAGTTAAAAATGCGGTAAAGAAATAATGCCTCATGTATTTTTCATAAATACAATATACATTAACGTCATACATTCTTGCTGCATAAAAAATTGTGGCTGACAAAGTCAGCCACAATAGTATACAAGTACAAAATACCCGATTCATATTAATGAAATGATTAGCTTTTCAACATTGAAAATCTCATGTCGCAACCTCTTCACAATCAAATTTTCGCTGATAGACTTCACGATATCACTCGAATTAAATGCCAAGGCAACTACTAGATCATCATAATCAAATTCTGCAATTCTATCGAAATCATTTACTAGCTTATATACAATTTCATTATTCTCAGGATCAATCCCTTTCACCAGAGCTTTTTTAAATACCTTTTCCTTAAAAAAATCTACAGCCTCAGCAAGTTTCTCGCGCGCATTGATTGCCTTTGAAAGGCTGACATGATGCCTTATTCTCTTAGCGACACCAGACAATGGAACATATCTATTTTCATTTTGCTCAAATGTTAAATATTCATACTCTACAGATTTTATATCTTTAAGTTTTCCAATCCGTTCATGAAAATGTCCTGGTCTTTCTATAATTGAGTATGTAAATTTTTTCGATAAATTTCGAAGTTTTTCATCTCTAATTTTTCTATCAACCACATTTTCCTCTATATTTTTTTTCACTACTTCTCTTCTTTCATTATAAAATTTTTTAACAATCAAATTAAACTGATTGAGGGAACATGATTTATTGTAGTGTTGATAAATTCCAAAATTTGCACCTTGACAGAAAACAAAAAAATTAAAATCTGTAATCATTGAACCTTCTTCAAGCTGTCGGGATGTTACTATAATTTGTTCACCTTTTTTCTCTAATGTTGCAAACCTCTTCGCGTCTCTAACTGTTAGGACAAGGCCTGCCCAGCAATTATCCAAAGGAACAGCATAGAAATAGCGCTGACCAAACACCCAACCGTTTTCTTTGCTAATGAAATCAAGAAGTTTTTCTGAAGAAAAATCGGGGGACGGAAGATTCCACTGGAACGCCTGAAAAACAACGTCCATTCGCAACTCCTGTTGAATACAGCTATTTATACTTCTTTAAGTATATTTCACCTCCCTTACCTTTGTCAAATTGCAAACTAATACATACTCTTTTACTTATATTTTCTTCAGCCTCCCCTGCTGAACGGCGTGCCGAGCTCGGCGGGGGCGCCCGAGCGACGGCGCAGTTTCGGGCTGCCCTGGACCACGGCCAGCACGGCGATGGTCATGAGGTAGGGCAGCATGCGCAGGACGTAGGCCGGGATGAGCTCCTGGCCCGTGGCCTGGAACCAGAACTGCAGGGCCTGCAGCAGGCCGAAGAGCATGGCCCCGCCGAAGGCGCGGCCCGGATGCCAGGCCGCGAAGATGACCATGGCCACGGCGATCCACCCCTGGCCCCCGGTCATGCCGTTGGCCCAGCCGGGCGTGTAGGCCAGGGAGAGATAGGCGCCGCCCGCGCCCGCAAGCAGCCCGCCCGCGCAGGTGCACAAAAAGCGCACGCGGGCCACGTTCACCCCGGCGGCGTCGGCCGCTGCCGCGCCCTGGCCGCAGGCGCGCACGGCGAGCCCGGCGCGGGTGCGCGCGAGCAGCCACCAGACCACGGGCACGAGCGCGTAGGCCACGTAGGCCAGGGCGCTCTGGCGGAAGAATATCTGCCCGACCACGGGGATCTCGGCGAGGCCGGGCACGGCGTAGGTCAGGAAGCGCGGGCCGACCTGGCCGACCAGGGAGCGGCCGAGGAAGTTCGAGAGCCCCATGCCGAGGATGGTCAGGGAGAGCCCGGCCAGGACCTGGTTGGCGCGCAGCCCCACGGCGAAGAAGGCGTAGAGCGCGGCCATGGCCAGGCCCACGAGCATGGCCGCGGCCACGCCGAGCCAGGGGCTGCCCGTGGCCAGGGAGGCGGCGAAGCCGGTGAGCGCGCCCATGAGCATCATGCCTTCCACGCCGAGGTTCAGGACGCCGGAGCGCTCGGCCAGGAGCTCGCCGAGCGAGGCCAGGGCCACGGCGACCGAGGACTTGACCGCGATCTGGGCCAGGAAGGCGAGGTCAGTGAACATCGGAGCCTCCGGAGGCGGCCTGCCGCGCGCCGAACTCGAGGCGGTGGCGCGAGAGGAACTCACCCGCCAGGTAGCCGAAGAGGAGCGCGGCCTCGAGCACCTGGCCGATGCTGGAGGGCAGGCCGAGCGAGGTCTGGAGCTGGTCCGCGCCCACGAAGAGCGCGCCGAGCGCGGCCGCGGCCAGGGGCACGCCCAGCGGGCTGCCGCGCGCGAGCCAGGCCACGATGATGCCGTCGTAGCCGATGCCCACGGCCAGGCCCTCCTGCAGGCGCTGATGGATGCCCGCCACCTCGCCCGCGCCCGCGAGCCCGGCCAGGGCGCCGGAGAAGCAGAGCACGGCCAGGGTGCGCAGGGGGATGGAGAGGCGCGCGTAGCGCGCGGCCTTCTCGGAGAGCCCGATGACGCGCACGGAGAAGCCGAAGCGCGTGCGGCGCAGGATCCAGAAAAGCAGCGGCGCGAAGAGGAGCGCCAGGAGCAGGCCGAGGTGCACGCGGCCGAGGACCGAGGGCCAGAGCCTGGGCAGGATGGCGGCGTCTGGCAGTTCGGCCGTGCCGGGGAAGCCGAAGCCCGCCGGGTCGCGCCAGGGGCCGTAGTAGAGCTGCTCGAGCAGGATCACGGCCACGTAGTTCAGCAGCAGCGTGGTCAGGATCTCGCTGACCTTGCCCCAGGCCTTGAGCGCGGCCGGGACGAGCGCCCAGAGCGCGCCGCCGACCATGCCCATGCAGAGCTCGAGGGGCACGAGCACGGGCGCGGGCAGGCCGCTGCCCCAGAAGAGCGCCGTGCCCGCGGCGAAGACACCGCCCATGACCAGCTGCCCCTCGCAGCCCACGTTCCACAGCAGCATCTGCGCGGCCACGGCCACGGCCAGGCCGCAGAGCATGAGCGGCGTGGCCTTGACCAGGATCTCCGAGACGGCCTGCATGGAGCCGAAGGCGCCCTGGGCCATGGCCAGATAGGCCGTGCCCGGGGCCACGCCCAGCGCGCTGAAGATGATCCAGCCGAGCGCCAGGGCCGCGGCCAGGGCCAGGGAAAGGCTGAAGAGCGGGCCCAGGGGCCGCTCGCGGGGGACTATGCGCAGGAGGCTCATGCCGTGCCCCCTGCCTGGGACTGGTCCCTGTTCCGCACGCCCGCCCGGCCGACTCCGGCCATGAGCAGGCCCACGCGCTCGATGGTCTCGTCGGCCGAGGCGTCGAGCACGTCCAGGATGCGGCCGCGGAAGATGACGGCGATGCGGTCGGCCAGGGAGAGGGCCTCCTTGAGGTCGCCGGTGAAGAGCAGGACCGCGGCGTGGCTGCGCAGGTCGAGGAGCGCGTGCCAGACGTCCTCGGTGGCGGCGAGGTCCAGCCCCTGGGTCGGCTGCTCGGCCAGGAGCAGGCGCGGCCCGCGCGCGAGTTCGCGCGCCAGGATGAGCTTCTGCAGGTTGCCGCCGGAGAGCGAGCCAGCCAGGTCGTCCGGGCCGGTGGCCTTGAGACCGTAAGTTTCCATGGCATCGCGCACCACGGCCTCGCCGCGCGAAATATGGAGCAGCGGGCCGGACTCGCGGTCCGTGAGCAGCGCGTTCTCGGCCAGGGTCATGGCGGCCACGCTGCCCGCGCCGTGCCGGTCCTCGGGCACGTAGGCCAGGCCGGGCGCGCCGCGCCAGGCCGAGGCGGGGGTCACGGCGCCGCAGAACTCGATCTCGCCCGCGCGGCCGCCGCCCAAACCCGCAAGGCAGCGGGCCAGGGCGTCCTGCCCGTTGCCCGCCACGCCGACCACGGCCAGGATCTCGCCTTGGCGCACGGAAAACCCG
This genomic stretch from Desulfovibrio sp. X2 harbors:
- a CDS encoding ABC transporter permease, which produces MFTDLAFLAQIAVKSSVAVALASLGELLAERSGVLNLGVEGMMLMGALTGFAASLATGSPWLGVAAAMLVGLAMAALYAFFAVGLRANQVLAGLSLTILGMGLSNFLGRSLVGQVGPRFLTYAVPGLAEIPVVGQIFFRQSALAYVAYALVPVVWWLLARTRAGLAVRACGQGAAAADAAGVNVARVRFLCTCAGGLLAGAGGAYLSLAYTPGWANGMTGGQGWIAVAMVIFAAWHPGRAFGGAMLFGLLQALQFWFQATGQELIPAYVLRMLPYLMTIAVLAVVQGSPKLRRRSGAPAELGTPFSRGG
- a CDS encoding ABC transporter permease: MSLLRIVPRERPLGPLFSLSLALAAALALGWIIFSALGVAPGTAYLAMAQGAFGSMQAVSEILVKATPLMLCGLAVAVAAQMLLWNVGCEGQLVMGGVFAAGTALFWGSGLPAPVLVPLELCMGMVGGALWALVPAALKAWGKVSEILTTLLLNYVAVILLEQLYYGPWRDPAGFGFPGTAELPDAAILPRLWPSVLGRVHLGLLLALLFAPLLFWILRRTRFGFSVRVIGLSEKAARYARLSIPLRTLAVLCFSGALAGLAGAGEVAGIHQRLQEGLAVGIGYDGIIVAWLARGSPLGVPLAAAALGALFVGADQLQTSLGLPSSIGQVLEAALLFGYLAGEFLSRHRLEFGARQAASGGSDVH